The Helicoverpa armigera isolate CAAS_96S chromosome 25, ASM3070526v1, whole genome shotgun sequence genome has a window encoding:
- the LOC126055675 gene encoding uncharacterized protein LOC126055675 — MVAILANPKWSEDLTIQMIIEYEKREYLWNPVSEHYKNKKIREQGYIEIINALNLVDVTVKELKNKIKNIRSSYSVELKKIRAARKAGAHAYRPSVTWFEHADRFLRAIVTPSSVDNSLVEIPASDDSDVVQDLSERKSPEKKSPRKRRSSTRSSTPYVLNTPSPRPGTPFGLSQGTFGILPPVTSAPFLNPPVGIATPLTTSLATIYPVPTKQKKSNSDSGDHTDLPQDLSQHSENGNENEFEMFGKLIASQLRKLPLSLALDTQLKIQTLVNAARIQAVYQQYSYAGPSQEALSVQALSNGILAGMATQSSFTSRTLSLENDSPDEMNRDLKTIEYSLGSEAED, encoded by the exons atggtcGCTATCCTGGCCAACCCCAAGTGGAGCGAGGATCTCACCATCCAGATGATTATCGAATACGAGAAGCGCGAATACCTTTGGAACCCTGTCTCGGAACACTACAAGAATAAGAAAATAAGGGAGCAAGGATACATAGAGATAATAAATGCACTGAATTTGGTCGATGTCACAGTTAaagaattgaaaaataaaataaaaaacatacgaTCGTCGTACAGCGTCGAGTTGAAGAAGATTCGCGCGGCGAGGAAGGCTGGCGCGCATGCGTACAGGCCGAGCGTCACGTGGTTCGAACATGCAGACAGGTTTCTGCGGGCGATCGTCACACCGAGCTCT GTGGACAACAGTTTGGTGGAGATCCCGGCGAGCGACGACAGCGACGTGGTGCAGGACCTCAGCGAGCGGAAATCTCCGGAAAAGAAAAGTCCGCGAAAGCGTCGCAGTTCGACGCGCTCGTCGACACCGTACGTGTTGAACACGCCGTCCCCTCGGCCCGGCACTCCGTTCGGCTTAAGTCAGGGGACGTTTGGCATCCTCCCGCCGGTTACGTCCGCGCCTTTTCTCAATCCCCCCGTCGGGATCGCCACGCCGCTGACTACCTCGCTCGCAACTATCTACCCGGTgcctacaaaacaaaagaaaagtaatTCAGACAGCGGCGATCACACGGACTTGCCGCAAGATCTGAGTCAACATTCCGAGAATGGTAATGAGAACGAGTTTGAGATGTTTGGGAAGTTAATTGCGAGCCAGTTGCGGAAACTGCCTCTCAGCTTGGCACTGGACACGCAGTTAAAAATACAGACGTTAGTAAATGCGGCAAGGATACAAGCTGTTTATCAGCAGTACAGTTATGCGGGCCCGTCGCAGGAGGCCTTGTCGGTACAGGCTTTGTCAAACGGGATTCTGGCGGGCATGGCGACTCAAAGCTCTTTCACATCACGAACTCTGAGCTTGGAAAATGATTCTCCTGATGAAATGAACAGGGACTTAAAGACTATTGAATATTCTTTAGGTTCCGAAGCCGAAGATTAA